DNA from Tepidisphaeraceae bacterium:
CGCCAGTATCCGCGGTCGGGGTGGGATCGGTATTGCGAGTGATGGCCGAGCCGTCGGTGGACGTCGCCTCGCGTTGGGGCGTCGTGGGACGCCCCGTCGCAGTTGAACGCTGCCGCGGATCGTCCGATGAACTGGCCGTGACGGTCTCGCGAGACCCCTCTCCACGCCCGGCGACCGCGACGACCGCAGCCGGTTCGCTCGCGAGCGCCGCCAGCACGAGCGTCATCGCGGTCGCGATGCCGATGCCGCCCCAGGCGCGGGCGCCGAGGCGCTGCAGCAGCAGATCGTTGGCCCGCAGCGACCGCGCCCGCCGATCCGCCTGAGCGACGACCCCCTGCGCCCACGGCTCGGCGTGGTCCCGCAAGGTCATCGCCGTGCTGAGCAATTCGTGCAGGTTCAACTGCCGATCCGCCAGGCACGCTGTCTCAAACCGCGTCGGCCGAGTTGCGATGCCGCGCACCACGCCCGCCAGCGCCCCCGCCAGCAGCGTCGCGCCCACGACGGGCCACGCATCGCGCTGCAGGTAGACCAATCCCGCCGCCAGCGCGCTTGCCACCCCCGCGGCCACGCCAATGCCCAGCCCGACCGCCTCACCAATGCGCCACGCCGTCGCGCGTCGATGGACGCGTGCCAGGAAGCGCACGAGATCGGAATCACGGGTCTGCATAACGCATCACACGAGGAGAACGACCCAATCGAGCCGCTCAAGTATAGCATGCCCCCGCAATGCCGGACTGGCCGCTTTAGCGGCCAGTTCCCCACGCCCCCGCGTCCCCACCTTAGGCAAAGTCCGACGTATCGCGCGCTAACGAAACCCATGTCATCCCGATGGGAGCTTTAGCGACCTGAGGGATCTACCACGGCCGTGAATCGCTCGTCATTCGAGATCCCTCAGGTCGCCAGGGCTCCCATCGGGATGACAATCAGGCGCACGGGCGCTCACTTTGATCCGCCAGACAGTGCCTTCAGGTTCCCTACAGCACCTTCCCACCCATCGCGACGATCACGTCCGCATCCCCCAGCTGTTCGGCCAAATCGAACGCCGTGCGCCCGCGACGGTCCAGCTTCCCGGCATCGGCCCCGTTGCGCAGCAGCAGCTTGACGATCTGAGCCTGTCCACCCTGCACCGCGTAGTGCAGCGACGAGTAGCCGTTCCTCGCCTGCAGGTTCGGGTTGCCCTGCTTGGCCAGCATCATCTCCACAGTGCGGATCGACCCGCGCGACGACGCGACCATGAGCGGCGTCGTGCCGTTGGAATGCTTCTGGTTCGGGTCGGCACCGGCGTCCAGCAGGGCCTTGGCGGCGTTGTAACTGCTGTAGTGGGCGGCTGTGTACAGCGGGGAACGGTGGCCGTGGTGCTTCGTCGAGTTGACGTCCCTGCCGTCGGCCACGAGCTGGCGAATCTTATTCGGGTTATCCAGCTTCGCCGCGGCGTGCATGGGCGCCCAGATGCGCGAACTGCAACCGGTGCTTATACCCAGCGTAATGACAACGAACAAGAAAGAGACAACCTGCCGCGTGCGATGGTACTGCTTCAAGATGCGTGTGCTCCCCGTTGAGTTCGCGGCATCATAGAGCTGGAACCGTTGGCCGCAAGGTGAAACGAACCGGACCGTACCGCTCCGCCGCGGGGCTGCTCCGACCGTGGCATGGGCGTCTCGCCCATGCATGTGGATTGAAATAGCGATTGATTTAGTGGCAACCTGCTTCAACCGGAGCAGCCGTCACAAAATGAAGGTTCTCGGCCTCATTACAGGCATGCGAGACGCCCACGCCACGGTCGGAACGGCCGCCGTCCGTCACCGTTAAAACATCTTCAGCTGATCGCGCTCGAAGTTGAACTTCGCGGTCGGCTCGTCGATCGGAATCTTGTAGTGGCCGCTCCAGCAGGCGGTGCAGTACTGCTGCTTGTCGCGGTTCATCACCGACAGCATGCCGTCCAACGACAGGTAGGCCAGACTGTCGACCTCAAGGAAAGCCGCGATCTCGTCGACCGTGCGCTCGTGGGCGATCAGTTCAGTGCTGGTGGGGAAGTCGATCCCGTAAAAGCATGGATGCCGAATCGGGGGGCAGCTGACGCGCAGGTGGATCTCCTTGGCCCCGGCCCGGCGGATCGCCCGCATCTTCGAGCGCGTCGTCGTGCCGCGGACCACCGAGTCTTCCACGATCACCACGCGTTGGCCGGCGATTACATCCGGGATGATGTTCAGCTTCATCGCCACCGCCCGGTCGCGGGCGGCCTGGCCCGGCAGGATGAACGTGCGGCCGACGAACCGGTTCGGCACGATCCCCTCTTCGAACGGCGTCTTCGACTCCTTCGAAAAGCCGAGCGCGGCGCTGCGGCCGCTGTCGGGCATCGGCATCACAAAGTCGGCGTTCACCGGCGCTTCGCGCGCCAGCACGCGGCCCATCTGCTCGCGCACGATGTGCACGTTCTGCCCGAAAATCCGGCTGGCCGGGTTGGCGAAGTAGACGTGCTCGAACACGCAGTGCGCCTGCTCGGGCGCCGGCTCGCTGAACCGGCGGCTGCTGAGGCCGTCGTTGTTGATCGTCACGATCTCGCCGGGCTCGATCTCGCGCACGTAGGTGGCGTCGATCACGTCGAACGCGCACGTCTCACTCGCCACCACCCACTGCCCCGCCGCCGTCTTGCCTAATGAAAGCGGCCGAAAGCCCCAGGGGTCGCGGACGGCTTCGATGCGATCGGGAAACAGGAACAGCAGGCTGAACGACCCCTGCAAGTGCCGCAACACGTGGGGCAGCGGGTCGTGCTTGTTGATGTGCGTGGGCTTGGCCAGCAGGTGGACAATCACTTCCGTGTCCGTCGTGCTCTGGAAGATGTGGCCGTGCTCCTCGTACTGCTCGCGCAGCAAAGTCGCATTCACCAGGTTCCCGTTGTGCGCCACCGCCACCGGCCCCATGCGGAATTGCCGCAGTAAAGGCTGTGCGTTGCACAACTTACTGCTGCCGGTCGTACTGTAGCGCACGTGCCCGATGGCGGCGTGGCCGACGAGTTCTTCCTTCATCATGCGCGGCGTAAACACTTGGCTGACCAGCCCCATGCCCGCGTGGCCGTGCAGATCGGTACCGTCGGAGGTGACGATGCCCGCCGACTCCTGCCCGCGATGTTGCTGCGCGAAGAGGCCCTGATACGCGATGGCCGACGCATCGGGCGTCCCCCAGATGCCGAACACGCCGCACTTTTCCTTCTTCTCGTACTCTTCAAACTGGGGCAGCGAAACGGGCAAGGCGATCTCCGTTGTCCGTGGGAACTACTTGAGGCGTCACCGACGATCCCATTCTAGCACACCCGATCGGTCAACGGTATCGGACCGAACCCCCTCCACCTTGACCCGGTTGCCTCGCGTAAGGTGGGTCGGGTTCGTGGTCATGGCGTTCCGGGTGTCGGGCGATACACTTGGCGTCTCTGTTCCATCGGAAAGGGGACGATGTCATCATCAGACGCCACGTTGAACGCGTTGCGCGAGGCCCTGAAGCTCTCGCCAGATAACCTGCCGCTGCGCCTGCACTTGGCGCAGTCGCTGTTGAACCTGGGCCACGCCGAGGAGGCCGAGCGCGAGTTTCGGGCCGCCATCCAGCAGTCGCCGCAGAACGCGGACGTAAAGGTGGGCCTGGCGACGGCGTTCAGCCATCAGGGCAAGAACTCCGAAGCGATGGTGATTGTCGAAGACCTCATTAAAGCGACCGACTGCCCCGCGGCCGCCAACGTGCTGTACGCGCGACTGCTGGTGAAGGCGGGTGACGTCGAGCGGGCCGTGCGGCAGTACAAGCGCGGCATTGAAAAAGACCCCGCCTCGGCCGATGTCGAGCTCGCCGCCCGGCTGGGCATCAATGCCCGCCCGGAGGAGAGCGACGTGGTCGACGGGAAGGTGCGCGCCACCTGGGACGGTGGCGACACCGACGCGCCCGCCGAGGTGGAACGCCCCACGATCCGCTTCAAGGACGTGGGCGGCATGGAAGCGCTGAAGGAAGAGATCCGCCTGAAGATCATCCACCCGCTTGAGCACGCCGACCTCTACAAGGCGTACGGCAAGGCGATCGGGGGCGGCATTCTGATGTACGGCCCGCCGGGCTGTGGCAAGACGCACCTCGCCCGCGCCACCGCCGGTGAGATCGACGCCGGCTTCATCGCCGTCGGCATCTCCGACGTGCTGGACATGTGGATCGGCAACAGCGAGAAGAACCTTAACGCCCTATTCGAGCAGGCGCGCCGCGCCAAACCCTGCGTGCTGTTCTTCGACGAGGTGGATGCCCTCGCCGCCAGCCGGGCGGACATGCGCACGAGCGGTGGCCGGCACCTCATCAACCAGTTCCTGTCCGAGCTGGACGGCGTGAAGTCGAACAACGACGGTGTGCTCGTGCTGGCGGCCACCAACGCCCCGTGGCACGTCGACCCGGCCTTCCGCCGGCCCGGGCGTTTCGACCGCATCCTGTTCGTGCCCCCGCCGGACGCGCCGGCGCGGGCGGGCATCCTGCGCATCCTGCTGGCCGGCAAGCCGGTGCAGGACGTCGACCACGACGCCGTCGCCAAGCGCACGGCCGAGTTCAGCGGCGCCGACCTGAAGGCCGTGGTCGACCAGACCATCGAGGCCAAGCTGCGCGAGGCGATGAAGGCCGGCCTGCCCAAGCCCATCACCACCAAGGACCTGCTGGCCGCCGTGCCGTTGGTGAAGCCCAGCACGCGCGAATGGTTCAGCGCGGCCCGCAACTACGCGCTCTACTCGAACCAGGGCGGCACGTACGACGACATCCTGAAGTACATGAAGACGTAGCGCCGGGCTCGTCGCGCGTGGTAGTGGTGATCGCACAGTTCGCTCAATCGATTCAACGGGTTCCCGGCCGATGGCACTTTCCCCACAGATGCAGCGTGCGTTCGTCCTGCAGCAACAGAACCGTCACGTCGACGCCGAGCGCGAGTTGCGCCAACACCTGGCGACCGACCCGCGCGACGCGTACGCCCACGCGATGCTCGCCGACTCGCTCGTCGAGCTGTCGCGCTTCGACGAGGCCGAACAGGAGGCGAAGGAGTCGATCGGCATCGCGCCCGACGAGGCGTTCGGTCACGCGGTGATGGCGCGCCTGCTGCGGGCGCGCAACCGCTTCAAGAGCGCCGAGATCGCGATACGCGAGGCGATCGCCATCGATTCGAACAACCCCAGCTACTTCGCGATCTTAGCCGCCACCCTGCTCGACCTGCGCCGCTGGCGCGACGCGCTCGACGCCGCCAATGAAGGCCTGGCCATCGACCCAAAGGATTCCGGCTGCCTGAACCTGCGCGCGATGGCGCTCACGCAGCTCGGCGACCGCGACGCCGCCGCCAGCACCACCGAGGGCGCGCTGGCCGACGATCCGGAGAACGCGCTGGCCCACGCGACGCACGGCTGGACGCTGTTGCACCAGAACGACCCGCGCCGTGCGATGGAACACTTTCGCGAAGCGCTGCGGCTCGACCCGACCATGGATTACGCCCGTACGGGCATCCTGGAATCGATGAAGGCGCGGAACCCGTTTTACCGGCTGATGCTCCGGTACTTCCTGTTCATGTCGCGCCTGGACTCCCGCGTGCAGTGGGGCATCGTGCTGGGCGGGTTCTTCGGCGCCCGCATCCTTCGCTCGGCGGCCAACCGCAACCCCGACCTCGCCCCGTTCATCTGGCCGGTCCTCATCCTCTACATCGCCTTCGCGCTCAGCACGTGGCTGGCGCCGTCGCTGTTCAACCTGCTGCTGCGCCTTCACCCGTTCGGTAAGCACGTGCTGGACGACGACGAACGGCGCGTGTCGACGCTTACCGGTATCGCGCTCGGAACCGCGGCGATCTTCGGCGTCAGCTACCTCGTCACCGGGGCGCTCTGGGCGCTGATCGCAGGCGTGGTGGGCCTGCTCGTCTCGCTGCCGCTGTCGCGATACAACCAGTGCCACGTGGGCTGGCCCCGCCGGGCGATGGTCGGCATCTTGGTCGTGCTGGTCACGCTCGGCCTGACCGCCAGCGCGTTCACGTTCAACGACCCCGAGGACTCGCGCGGCTCCACGTTCTTCACGATCTTCATCTACGGCTGTCTGCTGTCGCAATTCGGCGCCAGCGCGCTGAACGGCATCCGCCCTGAGCGATGAACCGCCCTTGACCGCCGCCGTTCGCCGCGGCACCGTACGTCGATGCTGAACGGAAAAGTCGTCATCGTGACCGGTGCGGGCCGTGGGATCGGGGCCGCCATTGCGCGGGTGTGCGCCAAGCACGGCGCGAGCGTGGCGATCAACTACGCCGTCAGCCGCGACAAGGCCGAGGCGGTCGCGGCCGACATTCGCGCCACCGGTGGCACCGCCCGCACCTACGCCGCCGACGTGCGCGATGCCACCGCGGTGAACGCGATGGTCGCACAGGTCCACGCCGATTTTGGCCGCATCGACGGCGTCGTCAACAACGCGATCGCCGGCCGGCAGCACGGCTCGCTCGACGTCGCGACCGACGCCGACTACGACACGGCGTTCGCCTTCGGCTGCCGCGCCGTCATCAACACCACCAAGGCCGTCCGCCCGATCTTCAAAGCCCAAGGCGGCGGGCGCATCGTCAACATCGTCACCGAACTCTGGAACGTCGCCCCGGAAAACTGGTCCGTCTACATGGCCGGCAAGGGCGCGATGATCGGCGTCTCCCGCTCGCTCGCGCGCGAACTCGGCCCCGAGCAGATCACCGTCAACATGGTCGCCCCCGGCTGGATGATCGACGAAAAGGTCGACCTCACCGCCGACGGCCCCCAGGGCTATGCCAAGTCCACCCCCCTCCGCCGCCAGGGCAGCGCCGACGAGATCGGCAACGGCTGCGTCTACTTCCTAAGCGAACTGGCGGGGTTCGTTACGGGGGCGTACTTGCCGGTAACGGGCGGGCGGGTGGCGCAGGTGGGGACGTGATGGCCCCCCCGTGAACGGCCATGCGTTTGGCAGCCCGATGCTGATGTTGTTACCTACAGAACACTTCAACCTAGCCGAGCCGGCGTGGCCCACCGTCGCCTGCTTTTTGCTCTATGTGCTGTGCATTTTTCCGGCCGGCGTGTTTCTGTTGCGGGCGGGACTGGCACGGCGCCGGCTTTCGGTAAGGGCGCACCGCCGCGGGTTCGATGATGGGCAGTTGGCACGCGCGGCCGTCAGGATCGGGCTCGGCCATGAATTGAAGGATACGAAAAGCTTCGACGCCTTTCGGCGACAGCGTCGGTCCGCTGGCCTTTCGAACGTCTTCCTCGGGCTGTTCGCCGTGGTGATGAGCACCGCGGCGGTGCTCTGGATTCCGTGGGGCGAACCGGCTCGATTGGCCATCACGCCCGCGGAGTTCATTTTGGATTACCGATGGCCGCGACCCGATCGACGGGTGCTCGTCAACTCGATCACAAACGTTGACTACCACACGATCAAGGGGCCACGCCGCAGACGGACCACAACCGAGCTCCGCGTGACGCTCCGAGACGGCGAACGGCTGGACATAAAGCCCCACGGCTACAGTGGCAGCTTCGCCACCCTACGCGCCGCAGCCGCAGTGCTGGCCGAACGGGCAGGCCTGCCCTTGGAAAAAACAGTGTTGGACCAGCGTTGACGCAGCGCCCCGGCGGTTGCATAACCGCTCGTGCTAGTGGACCGGCACCGCGTCGTAACCGTTGAATCGACCGAGCTCGTAGACGGGCGGCGTACCACCCGTGGCTCGCGGCATCGCATCGACCAGAAGAAGGATCCTCCCATGTCAGCCAACAACAAAGCCATCCTCCAACGAGCCAATGCGGCAATCACGCGCGGCGACCACGAGGGGTTCCTTGCCCACTGCACTGAGGACGTCGAATGGACGTTCGTCGGCGACCGAACGCTGACGGGAAAGGCCGCCATCCGCCAGTACATCAACGAGACGTACCTCGAGCCGCCCCAGTTCGACGTCGCCCACCTGATCGCAGAGGGCGACACCCTCGTGGCGACCGGCCAAATCGCGATCAAGGAGGCCAACGGCACCAAAGTCCATTTCGCCTACTGCGACGTCTGGCGCCTCCGCGAGGGCCAACTGGCCGAACTCACCGCATACGTCGTCGAAATCAAACGGGAAGGTTAGGACGGCGACTCGAAAAGACCTCGTCGCCCGTATCATCGGACACCCGTAATCAGCACGGGCGGCGTACCGCCGTTGGCACCCGGCGTCCGGTCGGCTCGCTATTCGATCAGGAGTTCGACATGACTGACGTAATGGGACTATTCGGCGTCGTGCTCACGGCGTTCCTCGTCTATTGCGCGTGCAGGATCGCGAGCCGGATGGGCTATAGCGGGTTCGCTGGCCTGCTCCTGCTGATTCCGTTCGTGAATATGGTCACGTGGGTGGTGTGGGCGTTCAACGAGTCGCCCAACGAGCGTAAGCTGCGAAGCCTTCGCGCCGAGTTGGCGCGACGCGATGGGCCGCGGGTGGAAGGCGCATTGCGCGGCATGGATGGATAACCCACTGCCGAAGCAGCCCGCGAGGCCGTTGCACGTCCGCGCGTGGCCGAGCGGTTTGTCGACAGGATCAATCGGCCCCGCAGAACTACAGCGAACATCCCGCCTTACGTTACCGAGTTGGTGTCCTCTTCAGGATGTCCCAGATATCATTCGAAGTGCGCGCGGGTTCCGCATCAGCCATGGTCGCACCTTTGGATACGGCACGCCCCACCTTCCTGCCACTACCGGACTCGCTGGGATGCGCGTTGACGCAACCCGCCGGGTCGACCGGGTGGCATACTCACCCGTTTGACGAACTGTGCCTGATCGACACGACCTCCACAACCATCGGTCACGCGGGTCGCAAGCGGGTTGCCGGCCCGGGCACGCTGTTCCTCTTCAAGCGTGGCGAACAGCACGGCTACTGGAACACGGCGTCGCAGTCGCCGCGCCTTTGGGTCATCCACTACCGCGGGGACGAGTCGCTCTACGCCGCAATGCCTCACTTGCTGCACCGGCAGCCCGGGCGTCGCATCTGGCGATTGTCGGACGAGCGGGCCGAGGCGTTCAAGGCGATGCACGTCAAAATCAGCATCGAGCGCGCCCGCGAACGGACCGGCGCAGAGGCGGCCCAGTCAGCATGGCTGCGTCTACTGCTCGTCACCGTCGCACGCTGGAGCGCAACGGCATCGACCACGAGGGCCAGCAACGACGCGGCGGACGTGGCGTCGCCCAAACTGATGGACGCCGAACTGTTGCAACTGTGGCGCATCGTCCACGACTACACCGGCGACCCCGCCGGACTTAGTAGCGAGATCAGGTCGGAGATTCCCAACTACGATTCGCTGCGCCACCGCTTTCGCAAAGCCGTGGGTGAATCGCCTACAAAAATGTGGGCCAAACTTCGGATGCAGCAGGCCCAGAACCTGCTCCTGGAGTCGAACCTGAGCATCAAGGAGATCGCCCATCGCGTCGGGTATGCCCGGCAACACGAATTCACCCGCGCGTTCAGCCATCGGTTCGGCCTGCCGCCCACCGCGTGGCGCGACGCCACGTATTCCACGCCGGCGACAACAGGTTCCACGGCGGCTAAAGCACGCCGCGCCACCGGAGCACATACTGCGATCACCTAACCACAAGGAGCATCGCATGTCACTGTCGTCCGATCAGATCGCATCGTTCAAGTCTCACGGATACGTAGTCGCCCCGGGCTTCTTCTCGCCAACCGAGGCCCGCGCCATGCAGCTGGAAATCGAACGCTTCAAGCGCACGGGCCTCGTGCGCAACGTCGCGACTGAGGGGGATGGGAAGACGACCTCGCAGAGCAAGCGCAACCTGCAACTGTGCCCCATGTTCGACAAGAGCGACCTGTTCAAGGCGCTGCCGTTCGACGCGCGCGTCGCCGCCGCCGTGTCGTCGCTCATCGGCTTGCCCGCCCGGCTGCACCTGGACCAGGTCTTCCTCAAGCCGGCCGGCGACGGCGCCGGCACCAGCTGGCATCAGGACAATGCCTACTTCCACCTTGCCAACCCCATGCAGGGCACCGCGATGTGGATCGCCGTGCACGATGCGACGATCGCGAACGGGACGATGGAGGTGATCCCCGATGTCTTCCTCGACAAGCTCGAGCACAAGCGCGACGCCGGCAGCGACCATCACGTGCGATGCTATCCGGACGAAGCCAAAGCGGTCCCGCTCGAGCTGAAGGCCGGCGGCGCCGTGTTCTTCTGCTACGGCACGCCCCACTGCACCCGCGGCAACACCACCGACCGCGACCGCGCCGGCGCCGCGTTCCACTTCCTCCGCACCGACGCGAACGACGGCGCCTATATGAAACAATGGGGCTCCGCCAAGCCCGGCAATCCCCACATCACCGGTCCGCTGGCATCGGACGGCGTTCAGGAATACGGCAAGCGCATGTCCGGCGCGTTCAACCGCGAGGTCGCCGCGATCATCGAAGCCGCCCCGGCGATGAGCCCGGCGACGGCGATCGTCTGATCCCAATGAACAACCCACCGAAGACCCGGTTGCCAAGATACCTGTCGCTGAACCAGGCGGCGTGAGGGACGCGGCGAGGAACGGCGGGGTTACAAGTCAGGTTCTGCTGCTTCGACATCGGCGCGGTTGTGGGGAGGTAGATAGAGACCAATGAGCAGTTGTTCCATCATGAGCGCCTTGCGAGCGGGCGTTAGCTTCATCGGTCCCGGATCGATGATGCCGGGATCATTACGCTGCGCCGGATTTCCTTCGACGGCCATGGCTGTTGCGAAGCAGGAGGGTCCATCACGAGTATGAGTTGGAGCGACTCATGTTTGCTTCGAGAAGCGATCGCTCGCGATGAATTTGGGAGCATTCAGGTCGAAGAGGCGTTGCGGCGATACTTTCTGGCGAACAAGGACGTCATCTGGACAGATGCGCTCGCGGAAAACGACTTAATTTGACCGGACCCTACAAAAAAGCCCTGCCGACGTTTCCGTCGGCAGGGCTTATCAATTCAAATATGAACAAACGACCGTCGCCCTACGCGGTGGCCGTCGCCGTCTCGAGCAGCTCGTTCCACTTCTTAGCCGTACGCGTCTTCCAGCTGCCCTTGTGGTAGGCGTAGCCGACGATCATGGGGACGGCCAGCGTGGCCTCGCTGAAGACCATCTGTTCGTAGGCGGTGCTGACCTTGCCCCAGCTGCTCGCTTCCTTCAGGGTGCTGCTGGAGAGGGCGCCATCGCGAACGTCGGCGATGGTGACCTGGATGGCGTACTTGTGCATCGGGGCGTCGTGGCCGAGCACCTCGGCGCACACCACGATGTCCTGGGTGAAGTTCTTCGGCACGCCGCCGCCGATCATGAAGATGCCCGTGTTGGGGTTCTTGATCTTCAGCTGGGTCAGTTCGTAAAAGTCCTTGCCGCCGTCCCAGGTGGCGGTGCGGGCGCTGTCGTAGCCGCGGTTGACGGCGTGGTAGACCAAGCCGAACCCAGCCGAGCAGTCGCTGAACGCCGGGCAGAAGATCGGGATCTGCCGCTTGTAGCACTCGTAGATGATGCTGTCGGCGCACTTGGGCCCGCCGTTGTCGTCCAGGTGCTTGCCGAGCTGCCGGATGAACTCGCGGCTGCTGTGCGGGCCGGCTTCCATCTCGTCGAAGGCCTTCTGGGTGGCCTCGTCGCAGAGGCGCAGCTCTTCCTCGTCGATGAGCGTGTCGTAGATGCGGTCGATCGCGTGCTCGCGCAGCTCGTTGTCGAACAGGCCGCTCTTGAGCTTCTCCTCAGCGATGTAGTGCTTGAAGCCGAGGGCCTCGAAGAAGTCCTGGTCGACGATGTTGGCGCCGGTGCTGACGATGGCGTCGACCATGTTGTTCTTGACCATGTCGACGATCACCTTCTTCAGCCCGGCCGAGATCAGCGACCCGGCGAGCGTGAGGATGATGCCGCAGTCGTTTTCCTTCAGCATGCGGTCGTAGATGTCGGCGGCGCGGTTGAGGTCGCGGGCGCTGAAGGCCATGTTGGCCATCTGCTCGACGACGTTGGCGATGGCCGGGTTCTTCGTCACGTCGATGTGCTGAATTTCGCCGAGCGAGAAGAAGTGCTTCTTCGCTTCGGAACCGGTGTGCTGCGCCTTGAGGGGCGTAACGTTGAGGTAGCTGTTTTCCTGATTCATGGGCCAACTCCTTTGTGTGCCGAGACGGTTCAAACGTCTCGCAACGGGAACAAGACAACTTCGGTGGTTTCCCGCGTTCCGTCACCGGCCAAAACAAGGCCGGCTGATAAAACGAAGAAACCACCGCGTCTCGCTACGGTGTGCATCGCGACATTCGCGACGACACCCGCCATTGCGAGTCGGGGTGGCTTTGACAGGAATATTATGACGGAAACGCGGTTTTAGTTCAATGAAAATCGGGTGTGGGGGAAGTTAATTTTGGGGCTGGCGATGACTCGATCATGTGACGCTTGGCAGCGGCGTCTAATGCCGCGAGTTCCACAGTCAACGCATCGGGCGGCGCGGGTGGCACGGCCGTGCCGCATTCAGGGCAGATGCCACTGAGGTTGCCGGTGAGGTCGTAGTTGCACTGCAGACAACGCGTAAAATCACGTGGCTTGCGAAGCAGGTGCCGCAACCAGAACAGCGTTACGACCGTTGCAGCGACAGCCCAGATCCAAAACTCCAGGCGCATCCAGAAGTGAGACCAATTCACGAACGCGTCGGGCGTCAGCAATCCCGCAGCGGACCACACGATCGCGATGATGAGCAGGCCGCTGACCGAAGGGATCGGACGCAGCCGATGCCAGAATACCGCCGCGAGAAATACGCCTGCGAACCATAGTGTGGCCGCGGTATACATCGTTCGCTGCCGGACGTCCTCCACAAGGTCGAAGTGTGCCGGCGGCGCAGGCCAGTTTCGGACGAACTGGAGGGTGCCG
Protein-coding regions in this window:
- a CDS encoding ankyrin repeat domain-containing protein encodes the protein MFVVITLGISTGCSSRIWAPMHAAAKLDNPNKIRQLVADGRDVNSTKHHGHRSPLYTAAHYSSYNAAKALLDAGADPNQKHSNGTTPLMVASSRGSIRTVEMMLAKQGNPNLQARNGYSSLHYAVQGGQAQIVKLLLRNGADAGKLDRRGRTAFDLAEQLGDADVIVAMGGKVL
- a CDS encoding SDR family oxidoreductase, producing MLNGKVVIVTGAGRGIGAAIARVCAKHGASVAINYAVSRDKAEAVAADIRATGGTARTYAADVRDATAVNAMVAQVHADFGRIDGVVNNAIAGRQHGSLDVATDADYDTAFAFGCRAVINTTKAVRPIFKAQGGGRIVNIVTELWNVAPENWSVYMAGKGAMIGVSRSLARELGPEQITVNMVAPGWMIDEKVDLTADGPQGYAKSTPLRRQGSADEIGNGCVYFLSELAGFVTGAYLPVTGGRVAQVGT
- a CDS encoding phytanoyl-CoA dioxygenase family protein, which gives rise to MSLSSDQIASFKSHGYVVAPGFFSPTEARAMQLEIERFKRTGLVRNVATEGDGKTTSQSKRNLQLCPMFDKSDLFKALPFDARVAAAVSSLIGLPARLHLDQVFLKPAGDGAGTSWHQDNAYFHLANPMQGTAMWIAVHDATIANGTMEVIPDVFLDKLEHKRDAGSDHHVRCYPDEAKAVPLELKAGGAVFFCYGTPHCTRGNTTDRDRAGAAFHFLRTDANDGAYMKQWGSAKPGNPHITGPLASDGVQEYGKRMSGAFNREVAAIIEAAPAMSPATAIV
- a CDS encoding AAA family ATPase, with the protein product MSSSDATLNALREALKLSPDNLPLRLHLAQSLLNLGHAEEAEREFRAAIQQSPQNADVKVGLATAFSHQGKNSEAMVIVEDLIKATDCPAAANVLYARLLVKAGDVERAVRQYKRGIEKDPASADVELAARLGINARPEESDVVDGKVRATWDGGDTDAPAEVERPTIRFKDVGGMEALKEEIRLKIIHPLEHADLYKAYGKAIGGGILMYGPPGCGKTHLARATAGEIDAGFIAVGISDVLDMWIGNSEKNLNALFEQARRAKPCVLFFDEVDALAASRADMRTSGGRHLINQFLSELDGVKSNNDGVLVLAATNAPWHVDPAFRRPGRFDRILFVPPPDAPARAGILRILLAGKPVQDVDHDAVAKRTAEFSGADLKAVVDQTIEAKLREAMKAGLPKPITTKDLLAAVPLVKPSTREWFSAARNYALYSNQGGTYDDILKYMKT
- the purF gene encoding amidophosphoribosyltransferase, giving the protein MPVSLPQFEEYEKKEKCGVFGIWGTPDASAIAYQGLFAQQHRGQESAGIVTSDGTDLHGHAGMGLVSQVFTPRMMKEELVGHAAIGHVRYSTTGSSKLCNAQPLLRQFRMGPVAVAHNGNLVNATLLREQYEEHGHIFQSTTDTEVIVHLLAKPTHINKHDPLPHVLRHLQGSFSLLFLFPDRIEAVRDPWGFRPLSLGKTAAGQWVVASETCAFDVIDATYVREIEPGEIVTINNDGLSSRRFSEPAPEQAHCVFEHVYFANPASRIFGQNVHIVREQMGRVLAREAPVNADFVMPMPDSGRSAALGFSKESKTPFEEGIVPNRFVGRTFILPGQAARDRAVAMKLNIIPDVIAGQRVVIVEDSVVRGTTTRSKMRAIRRAGAKEIHLRVSCPPIRHPCFYGIDFPTSTELIAHERTVDEIAAFLEVDSLAYLSLDGMLSVMNRDKQQYCTACWSGHYKIPIDEPTAKFNFERDQLKMF
- a CDS encoding nuclear transport factor 2 family protein, with protein sequence MSANNKAILQRANAAITRGDHEGFLAHCTEDVEWTFVGDRTLTGKAAIRQYINETYLEPPQFDVAHLIAEGDTLVATGQIAIKEANGTKVHFAYCDVWRLREGQLAELTAYVVEIKREG
- a CDS encoding AraC family transcriptional regulator, with translation MVAPLDTARPTFLPLPDSLGCALTQPAGSTGWHTHPFDELCLIDTTSTTIGHAGRKRVAGPGTLFLFKRGEQHGYWNTASQSPRLWVIHYRGDESLYAAMPHLLHRQPGRRIWRLSDERAEAFKAMHVKISIERARERTGAEAAQSAWLRLLLVTVARWSATASTTRASNDAADVASPKLMDAELLQLWRIVHDYTGDPAGLSSEIRSEIPNYDSLRHRFRKAVGESPTKMWAKLRMQQAQNLLLESNLSIKEIAHRVGYARQHEFTRAFSHRFGLPPTAWRDATYSTPATTGSTAAKARRATGAHTAIT
- a CDS encoding tetratricopeptide repeat protein, translating into MALSPQMQRAFVLQQQNRHVDAERELRQHLATDPRDAYAHAMLADSLVELSRFDEAEQEAKESIGIAPDEAFGHAVMARLLRARNRFKSAEIAIREAIAIDSNNPSYFAILAATLLDLRRWRDALDAANEGLAIDPKDSGCLNLRAMALTQLGDRDAAASTTEGALADDPENALAHATHGWTLLHQNDPRRAMEHFREALRLDPTMDYARTGILESMKARNPFYRLMLRYFLFMSRLDSRVQWGIVLGGFFGARILRSAANRNPDLAPFIWPVLILYIAFALSTWLAPSLFNLLLRLHPFGKHVLDDDERRVSTLTGIALGTAAIFGVSYLVTGALWALIAGVVGLLVSLPLSRYNQCHVGWPRRAMVGILVVLVTLGLTASAFTFNDPEDSRGSTFFTIFIYGCLLSQFGASALNGIRPER